A stretch of the Bacillus licheniformis DSM 13 = ATCC 14580 genome encodes the following:
- a CDS encoding SMI1/KNR4 family protein produces MKNFWTYEDEDPYKLKSISERDIQKAEKKLGVKLPEEYKALILEQNGGYINFNAFPSERPTSWAKDHVQFDYLLGLGKKAGILESKYIIKEWELPDNLILIHGDGHTWIALDYRETKENPPVHYFDSEFEENYKLADSFGEFLSKLYTDNPMDDDDCQLIEGVHPDIPYVYPEDAITKEEAEQILTKNSAAELHQLNYYPIESIDDLKWLLTKMKKSALKADRDTGLALAGALEAVISYYKNLTFEDEQTRRSVRDILVILEKLNDSTVDIYLSQIDDLF; encoded by the coding sequence TTGAAAAACTTTTGGACATACGAAGACGAAGATCCATACAAATTAAAAAGCATATCAGAGAGAGATATTCAAAAAGCTGAAAAAAAGTTAGGTGTGAAACTTCCGGAGGAATACAAAGCGCTTATTCTTGAACAAAACGGCGGGTATATCAATTTTAACGCCTTCCCTTCTGAACGGCCTACCTCCTGGGCTAAAGATCATGTCCAGTTTGACTACTTATTAGGCTTAGGGAAAAAGGCAGGGATTCTCGAGAGCAAATACATCATTAAAGAATGGGAACTGCCCGACAACCTGATCCTTATTCACGGTGACGGCCATACATGGATAGCGCTTGACTACAGAGAAACGAAAGAAAATCCGCCCGTGCACTATTTCGATTCAGAATTTGAAGAGAATTATAAATTAGCGGATTCATTTGGAGAATTTCTCTCTAAACTTTATACAGATAATCCCATGGATGATGACGACTGCCAGCTTATCGAAGGCGTGCATCCTGACATTCCCTATGTCTATCCGGAAGATGCCATTACAAAAGAAGAAGCTGAACAAATTCTGACTAAAAATTCGGCAGCCGAGCTGCATCAGCTTAATTACTACCCTATTGAAAGTATTGATGATTTAAAATGGCTTTTGACAAAAATGAAAAAATCCGCTTTAAAAGCAGACCGTGACACTGGTTTGGCACTTGCCGGCGCTTTGGAAGCCGTCATTTCTTACTATAAAAATTTAACGTTTGAGGATGAACAAACAAGAAGGTCAGTCCGCGATATCTTGGTGATATTAGAGAAGTTGAATGACTCTACTGTAGACATATACTTATCCCAAATTGACGACTTATTTTAA
- a CDS encoding phosphoenolpyruvate synthase yields MEKYVLYFNEIDQFDLPSVGGKGANLGEMTKAGFPVPQGFCISTEAYRAFIQTSGIIDSLFDQLEQLKHDDLEQIRTVGKQIREHLAQISMPDEIKSAILEGIDTTGKDKAYAVRSSATAEDLPDASFAGQQDTFLNVCGKDQLLEAVKQCWSSLFTDRAISYRAKNGFDHRSVFLAVVVQEMVFPEVSGIMFTADPITGHRKTVSIDASFGLGEALVSGVVSADLYQIRSGEIVKKQLSKKESAIYSVPEGGTVQKTLSPEKQQTQALPDPRIIELAELGRKIEAHYGKEQDIEWAFAGGRFYILQSRPITSLYPVVRFFDDRPHVLINFGYIQMMTDPLKPLGVSVISQVLRFLKKDPSAQPILREAGGRVFADITGALSLKFVRSRLLKVLSGMDQLMASAVSEVVKRKEHQLYSTSTKGIFHIAGNLAPILIPAALKVAGILLMRNPDKAEKKAELIIEAIVTDTEEQLSRTSGAETIRVIQKGMGNMLQDVLSKVAVYVLSGMIAAGLLEKKLKKKLGDEKSAILLGKLYKSLPHNVTTEMGLELGDLSDQARKYPAVIDYFKRANSENFMEELLKIPGGAEMKRSLDDFLKKYGMRCVGEIDLTRPRWAEAPVQLVPSILSHIRTIAAGEHRRKFKQGETEAEEAKKEIISQFRFPEKKRVSRLVHMYRSLMGMREHHKFTLVKLMFLYKKAILKEARTLVGKGILNCEEDVFYFTLEELIALLENRGIGDIPELLTDRKRQHTSNQKLTSPRVMTSKGEIITGKLRNEKSPEGALTGTPVSAGIIEGTARVAKSPEDAKLNQGDILVAPYTDPGWTPLFTSAVGLITEVGGMMTHGSVVAREYGIPAVVGIDKATEIIEDGAYIRVDGTNGFVQILDGNGS; encoded by the coding sequence ATGGAGAAATACGTGCTGTATTTCAATGAAATCGATCAATTTGACTTGCCCTCTGTCGGCGGGAAAGGGGCGAACCTTGGGGAAATGACAAAAGCGGGCTTTCCCGTTCCTCAGGGATTTTGCATATCAACTGAAGCCTACCGTGCGTTCATACAAACAAGCGGCATCATCGACAGTCTGTTCGATCAGCTTGAACAGCTCAAACATGATGATCTTGAACAGATTCGGACTGTGGGGAAACAAATTCGTGAGCATCTTGCTCAGATCTCCATGCCTGACGAGATCAAATCGGCGATATTGGAGGGCATAGATACGACCGGCAAAGATAAAGCCTATGCCGTCCGCTCCAGCGCAACGGCTGAAGACCTGCCAGATGCTTCATTCGCGGGACAGCAGGACACCTTTTTGAACGTCTGCGGGAAAGATCAGCTTCTTGAAGCGGTGAAACAATGCTGGTCCTCGCTGTTTACAGACAGGGCGATTTCCTACCGAGCGAAAAACGGTTTCGACCACCGCTCTGTCTTTCTTGCGGTTGTCGTTCAAGAGATGGTTTTTCCCGAGGTTTCCGGAATTATGTTCACGGCGGATCCGATCACGGGGCACCGCAAAACGGTATCCATCGATGCCAGCTTCGGCTTGGGTGAAGCGTTGGTGTCCGGCGTCGTCAGCGCTGATCTGTATCAGATTCGGTCTGGTGAAATCGTTAAAAAACAACTCTCTAAGAAAGAATCGGCCATTTACTCCGTACCAGAGGGAGGAACCGTCCAGAAAACCCTCTCTCCGGAAAAACAACAAACACAGGCTTTGCCGGATCCAAGAATCATTGAATTAGCAGAACTGGGGCGCAAAATCGAGGCTCACTATGGCAAGGAACAGGATATCGAGTGGGCTTTTGCCGGCGGCAGGTTTTACATTCTTCAAAGCCGGCCGATCACATCCCTTTACCCGGTCGTACGCTTTTTTGATGATAGGCCGCACGTATTGATTAATTTTGGCTACATCCAAATGATGACCGATCCGCTGAAACCATTGGGTGTATCGGTTATCAGCCAAGTCCTCCGATTTTTAAAAAAAGATCCTTCGGCACAGCCGATTCTTCGCGAAGCGGGAGGAAGAGTCTTTGCCGATATTACGGGTGCTCTCTCCCTCAAATTCGTCCGAAGCCGGCTGCTTAAAGTATTGAGCGGCATGGATCAGTTGATGGCATCAGCTGTATCGGAGGTAGTCAAGCGCAAAGAACATCAGCTATATTCCACATCCACAAAAGGCATTTTTCATATTGCCGGGAATTTGGCGCCGATTTTGATTCCGGCAGCATTAAAAGTTGCCGGAATCCTGCTCATGAGAAATCCGGATAAAGCCGAGAAAAAAGCGGAATTGATCATTGAAGCGATCGTGACGGACACCGAAGAGCAGCTTAGCCGGACTTCCGGTGCTGAGACGATCCGCGTCATCCAAAAAGGAATGGGAAACATGTTGCAAGACGTGCTTTCAAAAGTCGCTGTGTATGTCTTGAGCGGAATGATTGCAGCCGGATTGCTCGAAAAAAAGCTGAAAAAGAAGCTGGGGGACGAGAAAAGCGCTATTTTGCTGGGGAAATTGTATAAATCCCTGCCCCATAATGTCACAACGGAAATGGGTCTAGAGTTAGGAGATCTTTCCGATCAGGCGAGAAAGTATCCTGCTGTCATTGACTATTTCAAGCGTGCAAACAGCGAAAATTTTATGGAAGAACTGCTCAAAATCCCCGGCGGCGCCGAAATGAAACGCAGTTTAGACGATTTTCTCAAAAAGTACGGGATGCGGTGCGTGGGAGAAATCGATTTGACAAGGCCGAGATGGGCCGAGGCCCCGGTTCAGCTCGTTCCGTCCATACTCAGCCATATTCGGACGATTGCCGCCGGGGAACACAGAAGGAAATTTAAACAAGGTGAAACCGAAGCGGAAGAGGCAAAAAAGGAGATCATCTCTCAATTTCGTTTTCCAGAAAAAAAGAGAGTCTCCCGGCTCGTTCATATGTACCGAAGCTTGATGGGAATGCGGGAGCATCATAAATTTACACTTGTAAAACTGATGTTTTTATACAAAAAAGCGATTCTTAAAGAAGCCCGCACCCTCGTTGGAAAAGGGATTTTGAATTGTGAAGAAGATGTCTTTTACTTTACGCTTGAGGAGCTTATCGCCCTATTGGAGAATCGCGGCATCGGGGATATTCCGGAATTGTTAACAGACAGAAAACGGCAGCATACGTCCAATCAAAAGCTCACATCTCCACGCGTGATGACGAGTAAAGGGGAGATCATCACAGGAAAGCTGCGAAATGAAAAAAGTCCTGAAGGCGCTCTCACAGGTACCCCTGTTTCCGCGGGAATCATCGAAGGGACCGCCAGAGTTGCAAAGAGTCCTGAAGACGCGAAGCTGAATCAAGGGGACATATTAGTGGCGCCGTATACTGATCCGGGCTGGACTCCGCTCTTTACTTCAGCGGTCGGACTGATTACGGAAGTAGGCGGCATGATGACCCATGGTTCAGTAGTGGCAAGGGAATACGGCATTCCTGCTGTCGTCGGGATCGACAAAGCGACAGAAATCATAGAAGACGGCGCTTACATCCGAGTCGACGGAACAAACGGGTTTGTTCAAATATTGGACGGCAACGGCTCCTGA
- a CDS encoding YwqH-like family protein, with translation MIGSILGETLALDIMKVDLSMKKEFLAELKACRKELEKDKTEFSDSKKTITEPQLSSHTWQGSLADSFDRIRGLMKTAYNDISGKQLSDVLSKIDERIKSLQEDIHSLSQEVRSLEKKIENAKREARDKE, from the coding sequence ATGATCGGTTCAATCCTGGGAGAAACGCTGGCTTTAGATATCATGAAAGTTGATTTATCGATGAAGAAAGAATTTTTGGCAGAGCTGAAAGCTTGCCGCAAAGAGCTGGAAAAAGACAAAACAGAGTTCTCTGATTCGAAAAAGACGATCACCGAACCACAACTGTCGTCTCATACGTGGCAAGGCAGTCTTGCTGACTCCTTTGACCGTATTCGAGGTCTGATGAAGACTGCTTACAATGACATAAGCGGAAAACAGCTTTCTGATGTTTTAAGCAAAATCGATGAACGAATCAAATCTTTACAAGAAGATATTCACTCGCTCAGCCAGGAAGTTCGTTCTTTAGAGAAAAAGATTGAGAACGCGAAGCGGGAAGCACGAGACAAGGAGTAA
- a CDS encoding TetR/AcrR family transcriptional regulator: protein MTEQKKDRRVKRTKKMIRDALSELMKNKAFEEISVTDITKKADINRGTFYLHYEDKYDLLDQSEEEIIQEINKIAKRSIHSMDVLNQDVIDHPLTFVVDIFQYIKENEVFMKAVLGPKGPGSFRLKFKSVLISNLKRLKTAIRTDPIVPEDYLISYITGAHISVMQQWLENGMKETPHDMALILSKITGMGPAYAAGLRKK from the coding sequence ATGACTGAGCAGAAAAAAGACCGCAGGGTAAAACGCACGAAAAAAATGATTAGAGACGCACTCTCTGAACTGATGAAAAATAAAGCGTTTGAAGAGATATCCGTTACGGACATTACGAAGAAAGCCGATATTAACCGCGGCACGTTTTACTTGCACTACGAAGATAAATACGATTTGCTGGACCAAAGCGAGGAGGAAATCATCCAAGAGATCAATAAAATTGCTAAACGCTCGATTCACTCAATGGATGTATTAAATCAGGATGTGATTGACCATCCGCTGACATTCGTCGTCGACATTTTTCAATATATAAAAGAAAACGAAGTTTTTATGAAGGCAGTTTTAGGCCCTAAAGGCCCGGGTTCTTTCCGTTTAAAATTCAAATCGGTTTTGATCAGCAATTTAAAACGGCTGAAAACAGCGATCAGAACGGATCCGATTGTACCGGAAGACTACTTGATTTCCTACATAACCGGCGCTCATATCAGCGTTATGCAGCAATGGCTTGAGAACGGGATGAAAGAGACGCCGCATGATATGGCGCTGATTTTATCAAAAATAACCGGAATGGGCCCTGCATATGCGGCAGGGCTGAGAAAAAAATGA
- a CDS encoding CotD family spore coat protein, with protein sequence MYCKHHEPHVYPTKYCEDHHYSKSVVPHIHPQHTKKIDHHKYEHVHYYPHTYSHHKDVSHEHYHCGKPCKSYEKKSDYGHCY encoded by the coding sequence ATGTATTGCAAACATCATGAGCCGCATGTTTACCCTACGAAATATTGTGAGGATCATCATTACTCAAAATCTGTCGTTCCTCATATTCATCCACAGCATACAAAAAAAATAGACCACCACAAGTATGAACATGTTCATTACTATCCGCACACTTACTCACATCATAAAGATGTTTCACATGAACACTATCATTGCGGAAAACCTTGCAAAAGCTATGAAAAAAAATCGGATTACGGCCATTGCTATTAA
- a CDS encoding type Z 30S ribosomal protein S14, which translates to MAKTSMIVKQKREQKFKVREYTRCERCGRPHSVIRKFKLCRICFRELAYKGHIPGVKKASW; encoded by the coding sequence ATGGCCAAGACTTCAATGATTGTCAAGCAAAAACGGGAACAAAAGTTCAAAGTCAGAGAGTACACCCGCTGTGAACGCTGCGGCAGACCGCATTCCGTGATTCGGAAGTTTAAATTGTGCCGCATCTGCTTCCGCGAGCTTGCTTACAAAGGGCATATACCCGGCGTTAAAAAAGCAAGCTGGTAA
- a CDS encoding YozQ family protein, with protein sequence MPQKNGADRPDDYKRFSSLDKEYDSQQSLDSNAKTENVNTETDNKENTTDTTDVAGKYFDPSDYEGATQLEKGLAETHEQVSDDYFEGTIDQNLD encoded by the coding sequence GTGCCTCAAAAAAATGGAGCAGACAGACCGGATGATTACAAAAGATTTTCTTCACTAGACAAGGAATATGATTCTCAGCAATCTTTAGACAGCAATGCTAAGACAGAAAACGTAAACACTGAAACTGATAACAAAGAAAACACAACTGACACTACCGATGTGGCCGGAAAATATTTCGACCCTTCGGATTATGAAGGGGCTACTCAATTGGAAAAAGGATTAGCTGAAACTCATGAACAGGTCAGTGATGACTATTTTGAAGGAACGATCGATCAAAATTTGGATTAG
- a CDS encoding CotD family spore coat protein has translation MSYCKPRVLPPVVHPTRYCEDHRFSKTIVPHIHPQHIKKVDHHKYEHVHYYPHSYSSYKPVYHDHSYCGKPCDRYEKY, from the coding sequence ATGTCTTACTGCAAACCGCGCGTTCTGCCGCCAGTTGTGCATCCTACTAGATACTGTGAGGATCACAGATTCTCTAAAACGATCGTTCCTCACATCCATCCGCAGCATATTAAAAAAGTGGATCATCATAAATACGAACATGTTCACTATTATCCGCACTCTTATTCAAGCTATAAGCCGGTTTATCATGACCACTCTTACTGCGGTAAACCTTGCGATCGCTACGAAAAATACTAA
- a CDS encoding alpha/beta fold hydrolase, which translates to MGYFIEAEPSVNLYVEDINPQSGKAIVFLHGWPLSHLQFEYQFDDLSRKGYRCIGIDWRGFGRSDKPATGYNYNRLADDIRAVVEALQLNNFTLAGHSTGGAIALRYMSRYRGAGVSKLVLIDAAAPVGFTEETAAKLLQQASNDRPKMMREVTDTFFFQYITQPFSDCFFQLGLQAAGWSTKAVIEMLRDEKLYDDPEKVAAPALIIHGIQDKVIPFAQAKELSRKIRNSYLVPFQYSGHGPFWEERKMFNRILTQFIG; encoded by the coding sequence ATGGGATATTTTATCGAGGCAGAACCAAGCGTTAATCTGTACGTTGAAGACATCAATCCTCAAAGCGGCAAAGCCATTGTATTTTTGCACGGCTGGCCATTAAGCCATCTCCAGTTTGAATATCAATTTGACGATCTTTCGCGAAAGGGATACCGCTGTATCGGCATTGACTGGCGTGGATTCGGGCGTTCGGATAAGCCGGCGACGGGCTATAATTACAACCGTTTGGCTGATGATATCCGCGCTGTCGTTGAGGCGCTTCAATTAAACAACTTCACGCTTGCCGGTCATTCAACCGGCGGCGCCATAGCACTCCGCTATATGTCCCGATATAGGGGCGCTGGGGTCTCAAAGCTGGTTTTGATCGATGCGGCGGCGCCTGTGGGATTTACTGAAGAAACGGCAGCCAAATTGCTTCAGCAAGCGTCTAACGATCGTCCCAAGATGATGCGCGAAGTGACCGACACGTTTTTCTTTCAATATATTACACAACCGTTCTCAGACTGTTTTTTTCAATTGGGATTGCAGGCGGCAGGCTGGTCGACAAAAGCGGTCATCGAAATGCTGAGAGATGAGAAACTGTATGATGATCCGGAAAAAGTCGCTGCTCCAGCCTTAATCATTCACGGTATTCAAGACAAGGTGATTCCGTTTGCACAAGCAAAGGAGCTCAGCCGCAAAATCAGAAATTCATATCTTGTTCCGTTTCAATACAGCGGACACGGTCCATTCTGGGAGGAACGCAAAATGTTCAATCGGATTTTAACGCAATTTATCGGTTGA
- a CDS encoding flagellar brake protein, giving the protein MLSLGNILTIEFENEIQEYVLAKSKVLSIEDNVLRVHYPVDEETGRTVIIPTNTVAIVHFINEQQVPYKFTSVIQGREIYQDIPVLNMYLPEEDQMTKIQRRQFFRVNTTIPVTVRPYGSGSMFKTYTANISAGGAALIIEETQIHEAEEDLNLSIHLPNEGHDENVIDVYAQVKRTYIDRRTNKQIMTVEFIKMDEHDEQALVHYCIKLQLEERRKLKSD; this is encoded by the coding sequence TTGTTATCTTTAGGAAATATTTTAACAATAGAATTTGAAAACGAAATTCAAGAGTATGTCCTCGCGAAAAGCAAAGTGCTATCCATTGAGGACAATGTTTTAAGAGTACATTATCCTGTTGATGAAGAAACAGGGAGAACTGTTATTATTCCAACAAATACAGTAGCAATAGTTCACTTTATAAATGAGCAACAAGTCCCATATAAATTTACCAGTGTAATACAGGGACGAGAGATCTATCAGGATATACCTGTATTAAATATGTATTTACCCGAAGAAGATCAAATGACAAAAATTCAAAGACGGCAATTTTTTAGAGTAAATACAACGATTCCTGTCACTGTCCGCCCATATGGATCTGGTTCAATGTTTAAAACATATACAGCAAATATCAGTGCTGGAGGCGCTGCGTTAATTATTGAAGAGACGCAAATACACGAAGCGGAAGAGGATTTAAATTTAAGCATTCATCTGCCAAATGAGGGACATGATGAAAATGTGATTGACGTTTATGCTCAAGTCAAACGCACTTACATAGATCGGAGAACAAACAAACAGATCATGACAGTTGAATTTATCAAGATGGATGAACATGATGAACAAGCACTTGTACATTATTGCATAAAATTGCAATTGGAAGAAAGAAGAAAACTGAAATCTGATTAG
- a CDS encoding Ger(x)C family spore germination C-terminal domain-containing protein, with protein sequence MFGADGEVKYAGAVAINGKTNKLLGFLDEKDLDGIMWIKGQGVGGTVKNYDQKTKKLTAMSVDHLKSEIKPVFKGNRLSFKVNINSEAHLAENWNTTETAIDKKYLKRKEESASQTVKQLVEQITEKMQKEYKADLAGFGDEVRIHYPFLWRKLKKNWDEVFTETPIQYDVNITIEEFGSQSRH encoded by the coding sequence TTGTTTGGTGCCGACGGGGAAGTCAAATATGCAGGAGCTGTTGCCATTAACGGAAAAACAAATAAGCTCCTTGGTTTTTTAGATGAAAAAGATTTAGACGGGATCATGTGGATCAAAGGACAAGGGGTAGGGGGCACTGTCAAAAACTATGATCAAAAAACAAAAAAATTGACGGCCATGTCAGTCGATCACCTTAAGAGTGAGATCAAGCCAGTCTTCAAAGGAAACCGCCTCTCATTTAAAGTGAATATTAATTCAGAGGCACACCTGGCTGAAAACTGGAATACAACCGAAACGGCAATTGACAAAAAATATTTGAAAAGAAAGGAAGAAAGTGCGTCACAAACAGTGAAACAGCTGGTAGAGCAGATCACAGAAAAAATGCAGAAGGAATATAAAGCCGACCTTGCCGGCTTCGGTGATGAAGTGAGGATCCACTATCCCTTTCTTTGGAGAAAGCTGAAGAAAAATTGGGATGAAGTATTCACAGAAACCCCCATTCAATATGATGTGAACATCACGATTGAAGAATTTGGATCACAAAGTAGACATTAG
- a CDS encoding YwqI/YxiC family protein, with protein sequence MDQEIKVNTGEVKQALSKLKHSSHSMKATIPTDIKGQNHLDATKKIEELNQTINKIASSYASAFSKQVVQTESAVEAMMDTDKQLASSMKTK encoded by the coding sequence ATGGATCAAGAAATAAAAGTGAATACCGGAGAAGTCAAACAAGCGCTCTCTAAATTAAAGCATTCCAGCCATTCAATGAAAGCGACGATTCCGACAGATATCAAGGGCCAGAATCACCTTGATGCGACAAAGAAGATAGAGGAACTGAATCAGACGATTAATAAGATCGCTTCTTCCTATGCCTCTGCTTTCTCAAAACAAGTCGTCCAAACGGAATCAGCAGTCGAAGCAATGATGGACACCGACAAACAGCTGGCTTCATCGATGAAAACAAAATAG
- a CDS encoding LysE family translocator, with translation MDAISIVSFLGAAVLLTLMPGPDNLFVLAQSISKGKSAGIATASGLCTGLIVHITAAAAGISAAIYQSAVAFSIVKYAGAAYLLFLAYQSFRQKSAGFNVETKDSLNRRALYQKGVVMNLLNPKVSLFFLAFLPQFIHPGTFNVTTQMLVYGMLFLIQAFAIFVMISLFAEKVGDRLRRNPQAAKKVHLLEGSLFALIGLKIAVSQR, from the coding sequence ATGGACGCGATATCGATCGTTTCTTTTTTGGGTGCGGCCGTACTGCTAACACTTATGCCGGGCCCTGACAACCTGTTCGTTTTGGCACAGAGCATATCAAAGGGAAAATCGGCCGGTATAGCAACCGCATCCGGACTATGCACAGGGCTAATCGTCCACATCACGGCGGCTGCAGCAGGCATTTCTGCTGCGATCTATCAATCAGCTGTCGCCTTCTCGATTGTAAAATATGCAGGTGCAGCCTATCTGCTGTTTTTAGCTTACCAGTCTTTTCGGCAAAAAAGCGCCGGTTTCAACGTTGAAACCAAAGATTCATTGAACCGCAGGGCTTTATATCAAAAAGGCGTGGTGATGAACCTATTAAACCCGAAGGTCTCATTGTTCTTCCTTGCCTTTCTTCCGCAATTTATCCACCCCGGCACCTTCAATGTGACAACGCAAATGCTTGTTTACGGCATGTTATTTTTGATTCAAGCGTTCGCTATCTTTGTGATGATCAGCCTGTTTGCGGAAAAAGTCGGAGACCGGCTGCGCAGAAATCCGCAAGCCGCCAAAAAAGTTCATTTGCTGGAAGGGTCTTTGTTCGCTTTGATCGGGCTTAAAATAGCGGTCAGCCAAAGGTAG
- a CDS encoding amidohydrolase family protein — MQKTLFQNATIVTLDPQLHTLEKGDMLIEGSVILDVAESIEAGDAEIVDASNMLIMPGFVDTHRHVWESVIRGIGADWSLQTYLNRIYYGNYGSMRRPEDDWAANYLGALEALDAGVTTLLDWTMIESPDHTDQLIAGLKDAGIRAVFAFGTSGDAEYWDRDSDLSNMDEAKRVKKAYFQSKDQLLTMGLAIRGPEFSSWKTSVFEIETARELDALCSMHIAFGNWGAKDRSIEKLNQAGLLGPDLNMVHANAMSEEEMKMLAAHGSSISVTPEIEMMMGHGYPVTGLSLKNGVLTALGVDVVTSTGGDLFAQMKFALQAERAKHNDELLREGIMPGPELSISAEQILKAATIDGARALKLDHKIGSLSPGKEADFIMVKTDSVNLLPFTDAAGAIVQCTHTGNVDSVYVAGKAVKRNGRLVDADLEKVRQKALEARDHILFRSPEGAF, encoded by the coding sequence ATGCAAAAAACGCTTTTTCAAAATGCTACGATTGTGACGCTTGATCCGCAGCTTCATACGCTCGAAAAAGGGGACATGCTGATTGAAGGCTCCGTCATTCTGGACGTTGCCGAGTCGATTGAAGCCGGAGACGCTGAGATTGTGGATGCCTCCAATATGCTGATCATGCCTGGATTTGTTGATACGCACCGCCACGTATGGGAATCTGTGATCCGCGGAATCGGAGCCGACTGGTCCCTGCAAACCTATTTAAACCGGATTTATTATGGGAATTATGGGTCGATGAGAAGACCTGAGGATGATTGGGCCGCGAACTATTTAGGAGCGCTTGAGGCGCTCGATGCAGGCGTCACGACTTTGCTGGACTGGACGATGATTGAGTCGCCTGATCATACGGACCAGCTGATTGCCGGACTGAAAGACGCCGGCATTCGCGCAGTATTCGCCTTTGGAACATCTGGTGACGCCGAATATTGGGACAGAGACAGCGATCTTTCGAATATGGACGAAGCGAAACGGGTAAAAAAAGCATATTTTCAATCGAAGGATCAGCTTCTGACGATGGGGCTTGCAATTCGAGGTCCGGAGTTTTCTTCATGGAAGACATCTGTCTTTGAAATCGAAACGGCCCGGGAACTGGATGCCTTATGCAGCATGCATATTGCTTTTGGCAACTGGGGAGCGAAAGATCGTTCGATTGAAAAGCTGAATCAAGCCGGGCTGCTTGGTCCCGATTTAAACATGGTGCATGCCAATGCGATGAGTGAAGAAGAAATGAAAATGCTTGCGGCTCACGGAAGCTCGATATCTGTGACACCAGAAATTGAGATGATGATGGGGCACGGCTATCCTGTTACAGGGCTCTCTCTAAAAAACGGGGTTCTTACTGCGCTTGGGGTTGATGTTGTCACATCGACCGGGGGAGACCTTTTCGCACAGATGAAATTTGCTCTTCAAGCAGAACGCGCAAAGCACAATGATGAACTGCTGAGAGAAGGAATTATGCCGGGGCCCGAATTGAGCATATCGGCCGAACAAATCCTGAAAGCGGCTACCATTGACGGGGCGCGCGCCCTAAAGCTCGATCATAAAATCGGCTCGCTTTCCCCAGGCAAAGAAGCTGACTTTATCATGGTGAAAACGGACAGCGTCAATTTGCTCCCTTTCACTGATGCGGCGGGGGCCATCGTCCAATGCACGCACACCGGAAATGTAGATTCCGTATATGTCGCAGGAAAAGCGGTGAAACGAAACGGCCGGCTGGTTGATGCAGATCTTGAAAAGGTGAGACAAAAAGCGCTGGAAGCAAGAGATCATATTTTATTCCGATCCCCTGAGGGCGCCTTTTAA
- a CDS encoding NUDIX hydrolase → MSQNGIVLVASVSIFSDDKVLMIKENKPTSVNKWNFLGGRIEYGEDILYSARREVKEETGFDVNLIATTGVYNFISSTNNQVILFHFIGEVTGGSLNLEEDEISDSKWITVNDLVTFENEGLREPNVIKQITDSLLKENLHSISVYNEQLIKSFLLS, encoded by the coding sequence ATGTCGCAAAATGGAATTGTTTTAGTAGCCAGTGTATCTATCTTTAGTGATGATAAAGTCTTGATGATAAAAGAGAATAAACCTACTTCTGTTAATAAGTGGAATTTTCTGGGCGGACGTATCGAATATGGAGAGGACATTCTCTATTCAGCCCGAAGGGAAGTTAAAGAGGAAACTGGATTCGACGTAAATCTGATTGCCACTACAGGTGTATATAATTTTATCAGTAGTACGAACAATCAAGTTATTTTATTTCATTTTATCGGCGAAGTTACTGGAGGTTCTTTAAATCTCGAAGAAGATGAAATTTCAGACAGCAAGTGGATAACAGTAAATGACCTTGTAACATTTGAAAACGAAGGCTTACGAGAACCGAATGTAATAAAGCAAATCACTGATAGCTTATTAAAAGAGAATTTACACTCAATTAGTGTGTATAATGAGCAACTGATTAAATCGTTCTTATTGAGCTGA